The following are encoded in a window of Nakamurella sp. A5-74 genomic DNA:
- a CDS encoding DUF3516 domain-containing protein, protein MVSALSERISALRHDRDSVLDVFAEWAASSGRPLYTHQEEALLEIVGGAHVIAATPTGSGKSLIATAALFTALVDGQRAYYTAPIKALVSEKFFDLVEIFGTDNVGMITGDSSVNPHAPIICCTAEILAGVALRSGGSANPEVPGHEGRNAVGVAVLDEFHYYGDPQRGWAWQVPLLELPQTQFVLMSATLGDVTELAADLADRTGREVATLDGVERPVPLHFSYVVESLQDHLQELLHTQRAPVYLVHFTQAAALERAQALSSINVASREQRDEIADVIGDFRFSSGFGRTLSRLVRHGIGVHHAGMLPKYRRLVERLAQAGLLKVICGTDTLGVGINVPIRTVVFTGLAKYDGIRTRHLTAREFHQIAGRAGRAGYDTAGDVVVLAPEHDIENAKALAKAGDDPVKRRRVVRRKPPEGFVNWTEKTYDRLVSAEPERLVPHLQMTTTMVLALLSRPGDVVSAIRRLVEGSHEPRPAQRRLLLRAIAIGRALMDAGVVGRLDEIDEFGRRFVLTVDLPQDFALDQPLSPLALAAIELLDRDAETYALDVVSLFEATLDSPGTVLSAQRFKARGEAVATMKADGIEYEERMELLEDVEHPRPLAELIDAAYETYRRGHPWVIEYTPQPKSVVRDLYERAMTFNEYVSFYGLTRSEGVLLRYLTDAFRAMRRSTPTAARTEELDDLIAWLGELVRGVDSSLLDEWEALAHPEDAVVQGGEIRPPTPRRGISANVQGFTVLVRNALFRRVELAARDAFDLLGEMDSAAGFNSSRWAEAMDAYYDDYDELGIGGQARSAALLTIDRGTEQWRVRQVFDDPDGDRDWGITATVDLAASDEEGEAVVAVLHIGPFLQGPPQATHAS, encoded by the coding sequence ATGGTTTCCGCGCTGTCCGAACGCATTTCCGCACTGCGGCACGATCGCGACTCCGTCCTGGACGTGTTCGCGGAGTGGGCCGCGTCCTCGGGTCGGCCGCTGTACACGCACCAGGAGGAGGCGCTCCTGGAGATCGTCGGCGGCGCCCACGTGATTGCCGCGACACCCACCGGTTCGGGCAAGAGCCTGATCGCCACCGCAGCCCTGTTCACCGCACTGGTGGACGGTCAGCGGGCCTACTACACAGCGCCGATCAAGGCGCTGGTGAGTGAGAAGTTCTTCGATCTCGTCGAGATCTTCGGCACCGACAACGTCGGGATGATCACCGGCGATTCGTCCGTCAACCCGCACGCCCCGATCATCTGCTGCACGGCCGAGATCCTCGCAGGGGTCGCGCTGCGCAGCGGTGGATCTGCGAACCCGGAGGTGCCGGGCCACGAGGGCCGCAACGCCGTCGGGGTCGCCGTGCTCGACGAGTTCCACTACTACGGCGATCCGCAGCGGGGATGGGCCTGGCAGGTGCCGCTGCTGGAACTGCCGCAGACCCAGTTCGTCTTGATGTCCGCGACTCTCGGGGACGTCACCGAGCTGGCTGCCGACCTCGCGGACCGGACCGGCCGCGAGGTCGCCACCCTCGACGGGGTGGAACGCCCTGTGCCGCTGCACTTCTCGTACGTCGTGGAGTCGCTGCAGGACCACCTGCAGGAGCTGCTGCACACCCAACGCGCGCCGGTGTACCTGGTGCACTTCACCCAGGCGGCTGCCCTGGAACGTGCGCAGGCGCTCAGCAGCATCAATGTCGCCAGCCGGGAACAGCGGGACGAGATCGCTGACGTCATCGGTGATTTCCGGTTCTCCTCGGGCTTCGGCCGAACCCTGTCGAGGCTCGTCCGGCACGGCATCGGTGTGCACCACGCCGGTATGTTGCCGAAGTATCGTCGGCTGGTCGAACGGTTGGCCCAGGCCGGACTGCTGAAGGTGATCTGCGGGACCGACACGCTCGGCGTCGGCATCAACGTGCCGATCCGCACCGTGGTGTTCACCGGACTGGCCAAGTACGACGGCATCAGGACCAGACACCTGACGGCCCGTGAGTTCCACCAGATCGCCGGTCGGGCGGGCCGCGCCGGATACGACACGGCCGGCGACGTCGTGGTGCTGGCACCGGAACACGACATCGAGAACGCGAAGGCGCTGGCCAAGGCCGGCGACGATCCGGTCAAGCGGCGCCGAGTGGTGCGCCGCAAACCCCCGGAAGGTTTCGTCAACTGGACCGAGAAGACGTACGACCGGCTGGTGTCGGCCGAGCCGGAGCGGCTCGTTCCGCATCTGCAGATGACGACGACCATGGTGCTGGCGCTGCTGTCGCGACCGGGGGATGTGGTGTCGGCGATCCGCCGGTTGGTCGAGGGATCGCACGAGCCGCGTCCGGCGCAACGCCGATTGTTATTGCGCGCCATAGCGATCGGCCGCGCGCTGATGGACGCAGGGGTGGTCGGCAGGCTGGACGAGATCGACGAGTTCGGTCGACGGTTCGTGCTCACCGTCGACCTGCCGCAGGATTTCGCCCTCGACCAGCCGTTGTCGCCGCTCGCGCTGGCGGCGATCGAGCTGTTGGATCGGGACGCCGAGACCTACGCGCTCGATGTCGTCTCGCTGTTCGAGGCCACCCTCGATTCGCCCGGCACGGTGCTCTCGGCGCAACGGTTCAAGGCCCGCGGCGAAGCGGTGGCGACGATGAAGGCCGACGGCATCGAGTACGAGGAACGGATGGAGTTGCTCGAGGACGTCGAGCACCCTCGTCCGCTCGCCGAGCTGATCGACGCCGCGTACGAGACCTACCGCCGTGGACATCCGTGGGTCATCGAGTACACCCCGCAACCCAAGTCGGTGGTCCGCGATCTGTACGAGCGCGCGATGACGTTCAACGAGTACGTGTCGTTCTACGGTCTGACCCGATCCGAGGGAGTGCTGCTGCGATACCTGACGGACGCGTTCCGGGCGATGCGGCGCTCGACCCCGACCGCTGCCCGGACCGAGGAGCTCGACGACCTGATCGCCTGGCTCGGCGAGCTGGTGCGGGGGGTCGACTCGAGCCTGCTGGACGAGTGGGAGGCGTTGGCGCACCCCGAGGACGCGGTCGTGCAGGGCGGGGAGATCCGTCCGCCGACTCCTCGTCGCGGGATCTCCGCCAACGTCCAGGGCTTCACCGTGCTCGTCCGCAACGCGCTGTTCCGCCGGGTGGAGCTCGCGGCCAGGGATGCCTTCGATCTGTTGGGGGAGATGGACTCCGCTGCCGGATTCAACTCCAGCAGGTGGGCCGAGGCGATGGACGCCTACTACGACGACTACGACGAGTTGGGGATCGGCGGGCAGGCTCGCAGCGCGGCGTTGCTGACGATCGACCGCGGCACGGAGCAGTGGCGGGTGCGCCAGGTGTTCGACGACCCCGACGGGGATCGCGACTGGGGCATCACGGCCACCGTCGACCTCGCCGCATCCGACGAGGAAGGCGAGGCGGTGGTGGCGGTGCTGCACATCGGCCCTTTCTTGCAGGGACCGCCGCAGGCGACACACGCCTCCTGA
- a CDS encoding DNA repair helicase XPB has translation MTDGPLIVQSDKTVLLEIAHPDASAARSALAPFAELERSPEHIHTYRITPLALWNAGAAGHDAEQVVDALVRWSRFPVPQALLVDVVDTMARYGRLILRTDPAHGLVLVTTDRAVLEEILHNRKVTPMLGARIDPDTVQIHPSERGRLKQILLKVGWPAEDEAGYVDGEAHPIKLDTANWQLRGYQSDAVEGFWAGGSGVVVLPCGAGKTLVGAAAMAKAQATTLILVTNTVAGRQWRRELLARTSLTEEEIGEYSGERKEIRPVTIATYQMMTRRKAGEYTNLDLFDSRDWGLVIYDEVHLLPAPVFRMTADLQSRRRLGLTATLVREDGREGDVFSLIGPKRFDSPWKDIESQGWIAPAECIEVRVTPTENERLQYATAEPEERYKLAATVRTKLPVVQAVLARHPGEPALVIGAYLDQLDELGEALGAPVIQGSTKNAERERLYDAFRSGEIPTLVVSKVANFSIDLPEASVAVQVSGTFGSRQEEAQRLGRLLRPKADGKQAHFYSVVTRDTVDTDYAAHRQRFLAEQGYAYRIIDADELLGPPVGGNDPLENDPS, from the coding sequence GTGACCGACGGACCGCTCATCGTCCAGTCCGACAAGACAGTGCTGCTCGAGATCGCCCACCCGGACGCATCGGCGGCGCGGTCCGCGCTGGCTCCGTTCGCGGAGCTGGAACGTTCGCCCGAGCACATCCACACCTACCGCATCACACCCCTCGCGTTGTGGAACGCGGGAGCGGCCGGGCACGACGCCGAGCAGGTGGTCGACGCACTCGTCCGCTGGTCGCGGTTCCCCGTCCCGCAAGCGCTGCTGGTGGACGTGGTCGACACCATGGCACGCTACGGACGACTGATCTTGCGGACCGACCCGGCGCACGGTCTGGTGCTGGTGACGACGGATCGGGCCGTGCTCGAGGAGATCCTGCACAACCGCAAGGTGACACCGATGCTCGGCGCCCGGATCGATCCGGACACCGTGCAGATCCACCCGTCCGAGCGCGGTCGCCTCAAGCAGATCCTGCTCAAGGTCGGCTGGCCGGCGGAGGACGAGGCCGGGTACGTCGACGGAGAGGCACACCCGATCAAGCTGGACACCGCGAACTGGCAGCTGCGCGGCTACCAATCGGACGCCGTCGAGGGTTTCTGGGCGGGCGGATCCGGGGTGGTCGTGTTGCCGTGCGGGGCCGGCAAGACGCTGGTGGGCGCGGCGGCGATGGCCAAGGCGCAGGCGACCACGCTGATCCTGGTCACGAACACCGTCGCCGGGCGGCAGTGGCGGCGCGAGCTGCTGGCCAGGACCTCGCTCACCGAGGAGGAGATCGGCGAGTACTCCGGCGAACGCAAGGAGATCCGCCCCGTCACCATCGCCACGTACCAGATGATGACGCGCCGCAAGGCCGGCGAGTACACCAACCTCGACCTGTTCGACTCCCGCGACTGGGGCCTGGTGATCTACGACGAGGTCCACCTGTTGCCAGCCCCGGTGTTCCGGATGACGGCCGACCTGCAGTCCCGGCGTCGTCTCGGCCTCACCGCCACCCTGGTCCGGGAGGACGGCCGCGAGGGTGACGTGTTCTCGCTGATCGGGCCCAAGCGGTTCGATTCGCCTTGGAAGGACATCGAGTCACAGGGCTGGATCGCGCCGGCGGAGTGCATCGAGGTGCGGGTGACGCCGACCGAGAACGAGCGTCTGCAGTACGCCACCGCTGAGCCGGAGGAGCGGTACAAGCTGGCCGCCACCGTGCGGACAAAGCTGCCCGTGGTGCAGGCCGTGCTCGCCCGTCATCCCGGTGAGCCGGCGCTGGTCATCGGCGCCTACCTCGACCAGCTCGACGAACTGGGTGAAGCGCTGGGAGCGCCGGTGATCCAGGGGTCGACCAAGAACGCCGAGCGGGAGCGGCTGTACGACGCGTTCCGGTCGGGCGAGATCCCGACCCTGGTGGTGTCCAAGGTCGCCAACTTCTCGATCGACCTGCCGGAGGCATCGGTCGCAGTGCAGGTGTCGGGCACCTTCGGTTCCCGCCAGGAGGAGGCACAGCGGCTCGGTCGGCTGCTGCGACCCAAGGCCGACGGCAAGCAGGCGCACTTCTACTCCGTCGTCACCCGGGACACCGTCGACACCGATTACGCCGCCCATCGTCAGCGCTTCCTCGCCGAACAGGGGTATGCATATCGGATCATCGACGCCGACGAGCTGCTGGGTCCGCCGGTGGGCGGGAACGATCCGCTCGAGAACGACCCGAGCTGA
- a CDS encoding aldo/keto reductase, which produces MSTAPIDTTSRVTLGSSDLQVYPLNLGGNVFGWTADEQQSFEVLDAYTAAGGNFVDTADVYSVWADGNAGGESEAVIGRWLAARGVTDLVVATKVGMHPEFKGLTAENVDRAVDASLGRLGVGSVDLYYAHADDADVAIDDIARTFSGLVDSGRIRAIGASNFSDERLQGWLDAADREGLHAPVAYQPKYNLVSREIEPTTLPLTRAAGIAVLPYSSLASGFLSGKYRDGATVDSARAEGAGKLLDDRGRATLDALDEIAASHDVEVASVALAWLRQQDGVTAPIASARTAQQLPALIASVTLELSDSELTQLSAASA; this is translated from the coding sequence ATGAGCACCGCACCGATCGACACCACCTCCAGGGTCACCCTCGGCTCGTCCGACCTCCAGGTCTACCCGCTGAATCTCGGCGGCAACGTTTTCGGCTGGACGGCCGACGAGCAGCAGTCCTTCGAGGTGTTGGACGCCTACACCGCTGCCGGCGGCAACTTCGTCGACACTGCCGATGTCTATTCGGTCTGGGCCGACGGGAACGCCGGCGGCGAGTCGGAGGCCGTCATCGGCCGGTGGCTCGCAGCTCGGGGGGTGACCGACCTGGTCGTCGCCACCAAGGTGGGCATGCACCCCGAGTTCAAGGGTCTGACCGCAGAGAACGTGGACCGCGCGGTCGACGCCTCCCTGGGACGCCTCGGAGTCGGTTCCGTGGACCTGTACTACGCCCACGCGGACGACGCGGACGTGGCTATCGACGACATCGCCCGCACGTTCTCCGGCCTCGTCGACAGCGGCCGGATCCGTGCGATCGGGGCGTCCAACTTCAGCGACGAGCGCCTGCAGGGTTGGCTCGACGCGGCGGACCGCGAAGGACTGCACGCGCCGGTCGCCTACCAGCCCAAGTACAACTTGGTCTCCCGGGAGATCGAGCCGACCACCCTGCCGCTGACCCGGGCTGCCGGCATCGCCGTGCTGCCCTACTCCTCGCTCGCCAGCGGTTTCCTGTCCGGCAAGTACCGGGACGGCGCCACCGTCGACAGCGCCCGCGCCGAGGGAGCCGGCAAGCTGCTCGACGACCGCGGCCGCGCCACCCTCGACGCGCTCGACGAGATCGCTGCGTCGCACGACGTCGAGGTCGCTTCGGTCGCCCTGGCCTGGCTGCGGCAGCAGGACGGCGTGACGGCGCCCATCGCCAGTGCCCGCACGGCCCAGCAGCTGCCCGCGTTGATCGCCTCGGTGACGCTGGAGCTGTCGGACTCCGAGCTCACGCAGCTGAGCGCCGCCTCCGCCTGA
- the groL gene encoding chaperonin GroEL (60 kDa chaperone family; promotes refolding of misfolded polypeptides especially under stressful conditions; forms two stacked rings of heptamers to form a barrel-shaped 14mer; ends can be capped by GroES; misfolded proteins enter the barrel where they are refolded when GroES binds), whose amino-acid sequence MSKLIAFDEEARRGLERGMNILADAVKVTLGPRGRNVVLEKKWGAPTITNDGVSIAKEIELEDPYEKIGAELVKEVAKKTDDVAGDGTTTATVLAQAMVREGLRNVAAGANPMGIKKGIEKAVEAISQQLLADAKDVETKEQIAATATISAGGDSAIGELIAEAMDKVGKEGVITVEESNTFGLELELTEGMRFDKGYTSLYFATDPERQEAILDDPYILLYSGKISTIKDLLPILEKIMQASKPLLIIAEDVDGEALATLVVNKIRGTFKSVAVKAPGFGDRRKAMLQDIAILTGGQVISEDVGLKLDNADISLLGTARKVVVTKDETTIVDGAGDAAQIEGRVNQIRAEIEKSDSDYDREKLQERLAKLAGGVAVIKAGAATEVELKERKHRIEDAVRNAKAAVEEGIVAGGGVGLLQAAAKALATLDLVGDEATGLNIVRVAVEAPLKQIAINAGLEGGVVADKVKNLPAGQGLDAATGEYKDLVAAGIIDPAKVTRSALQNAASIAALFLTTEVVVADKPEKAAPAGGGDGGMGGMDF is encoded by the coding sequence ATGTCCAAGCTGATCGCATTCGACGAGGAAGCGCGTCGCGGTCTCGAGCGCGGGATGAACATCCTCGCCGACGCCGTCAAGGTGACCTTGGGGCCGCGCGGCCGCAACGTCGTTCTGGAGAAGAAGTGGGGCGCTCCGACCATCACCAACGATGGTGTGTCGATCGCCAAGGAGATCGAGCTCGAGGATCCGTACGAGAAGATCGGCGCCGAGCTCGTCAAGGAAGTTGCCAAGAAGACCGACGACGTCGCGGGTGACGGCACCACCACCGCCACCGTGCTCGCCCAGGCGATGGTCCGAGAGGGCCTGCGCAACGTGGCCGCCGGCGCCAACCCGATGGGCATCAAGAAGGGCATCGAGAAGGCCGTCGAGGCCATCTCGCAGCAGCTCCTCGCCGATGCCAAGGATGTCGAGACCAAGGAGCAGATCGCGGCCACCGCGACCATCTCCGCAGGTGGCGACTCCGCGATCGGCGAGCTCATCGCAGAGGCGATGGACAAGGTCGGCAAGGAAGGCGTCATCACCGTCGAGGAGTCGAACACGTTCGGCCTCGAGCTGGAGCTGACGGAGGGCATGCGCTTCGACAAGGGCTACACGTCGCTGTACTTCGCGACCGACCCCGAGCGTCAGGAAGCCATCCTGGACGACCCGTACATCCTGCTCTACAGCGGCAAGATCTCCACGATCAAGGACCTGCTGCCGATCCTCGAGAAGATCATGCAGGCCTCCAAGCCGCTGCTGATCATCGCCGAGGACGTCGACGGCGAAGCGCTGGCGACCCTGGTCGTCAACAAGATCCGTGGCACCTTCAAGTCGGTCGCCGTCAAGGCCCCCGGCTTCGGTGACCGCCGCAAGGCCATGCTGCAGGACATCGCGATCCTGACCGGTGGCCAGGTCATCAGCGAGGACGTCGGCCTCAAGCTCGACAACGCCGACATCTCGCTGCTGGGTACCGCTCGCAAGGTCGTCGTCACCAAGGACGAGACCACCATCGTCGACGGTGCGGGCGACGCGGCCCAGATCGAGGGACGGGTCAACCAGATCCGCGCCGAGATCGAGAAGTCGGACTCCGACTACGACCGCGAGAAGCTGCAGGAGCGCCTGGCGAAGCTGGCCGGCGGCGTGGCCGTCATCAAGGCCGGTGCCGCCACCGAGGTCGAGCTCAAGGAGCGCAAGCACCGCATCGAGGATGCTGTCCGCAACGCCAAGGCGGCTGTCGAAGAGGGCATTGTCGCCGGCGGTGGTGTCGGCCTGCTGCAGGCCGCTGCCAAGGCTCTGGCCACGCTCGATCTCGTCGGTGACGAGGCCACCGGCCTCAACATCGTCCGGGTCGCCGTCGAGGCTCCGCTGAAGCAGATCGCGATCAACGCCGGCCTCGAGGGTGGCGTCGTCGCGGACAAGGTCAAGAACCTGCCTGCGGGCCAGGGTCTGGACGCCGCGACCGGCGAGTACAAGGATCTCGTCGCTGCCGGCATCATCGATCCGGCGAAGGTGACGCGTTCCGCGCTGCAGAACGCCGCGTCGATCGCCGCGCTGTTCCTGACGACCGAGGTCGTCGTCGCCGACAAGCCGGAGAAGGCCGCACCGGCCGGCGGTGGCGACGGTGGCATGGGCGGCATGGACTTCTGA
- a CDS encoding protein kinase, with the protein MSADLTGQRLGHYEIESILGLGGMSTVYRAIDTRLDRPVALKVISENLSADEEFRQRFVEEAKAASAIDHVNVVPLYDFGEADPWLFIAMRLVDGTDLARELVDGPLRQRRVLDLLGQVGAALDMLHGRGLVHLDVKPANILITRNESIGREHVYLADFGLTRRGAAGHRTASGDFLGSPTYASPEHLRGDPVLPSSDLYSLSCVLFSCLAGRAPFVGTVKEVVAGHLKGEVPSLSALTDLPSAIDRVIARGMAGDPTLRYGTAADLLGAARRAIADLSDDNVAGPIGVDAADRSAGDLASDSFRPAPNPFLDPGSARTGSDRAGSGGVGSDRAGSGGAGSGGAEPSAAGRAASPVDVPPSVRIYRPAAGSSGAAVRQTSSAPARRQTPDGPSVAAPTQLTGGPSYGIALPGQGVAAPAGPSWGGRSTELPTGEIDRQRAAKRHRAASSTRRPWPWIVVLVALLAALAVLVVILVNRG; encoded by the coding sequence GTGTCGGCGGACCTGACCGGGCAGCGCCTGGGCCACTACGAGATCGAGTCCATCCTCGGTCTCGGTGGGATGAGCACCGTCTATCGCGCGATCGACACCCGGCTCGATCGGCCGGTGGCACTCAAGGTGATCAGCGAGAACCTCTCCGCCGACGAGGAGTTCCGGCAGCGTTTCGTCGAGGAGGCGAAGGCCGCTTCGGCGATCGACCACGTCAACGTCGTCCCGCTGTACGACTTCGGCGAGGCGGACCCATGGCTGTTCATCGCCATGCGGCTGGTGGACGGCACGGACCTCGCACGGGAACTGGTGGACGGGCCGCTGCGCCAGCGACGGGTGCTGGATCTGTTGGGGCAGGTCGGGGCGGCGCTGGACATGCTGCACGGCAGGGGGTTGGTGCACCTGGACGTCAAGCCGGCCAACATTCTCATCACCCGCAACGAGTCGATCGGTCGGGAACACGTCTACCTGGCCGACTTCGGGCTGACCCGTCGCGGGGCCGCAGGTCATCGGACCGCGTCCGGCGACTTCCTCGGCTCACCCACCTACGCCTCGCCGGAACACCTCCGCGGGGATCCCGTGCTGCCCTCCTCCGACCTGTACTCGCTGAGCTGCGTGCTGTTCAGCTGTCTCGCGGGGCGTGCGCCGTTCGTCGGCACCGTCAAGGAGGTGGTGGCCGGCCATCTCAAGGGCGAGGTCCCCTCCCTCTCCGCGCTCACGGACCTGCCCTCGGCGATCGATCGGGTGATCGCACGGGGGATGGCCGGCGATCCGACCCTGCGCTACGGCACTGCTGCTGACCTGCTCGGGGCCGCTCGTCGCGCGATCGCCGATCTCTCCGACGACAACGTGGCCGGCCCCATCGGCGTGGACGCTGCCGACAGGTCCGCCGGTGACCTCGCCTCCGACTCGTTCCGTCCGGCCCCGAACCCGTTCCTGGACCCCGGCTCGGCGCGGACCGGATCGGACCGTGCCGGATCGGGTGGTGTCGGATCGGATCGTGCCGGATCGGGTGGTGCCGGATCGGGTGGTGCCGAGCCGTCCGCCGCGGGGCGCGCCGCCTCCCCTGTCGACGTGCCCCCCTCGGTACGCATCTATCGACCGGCCGCGGGTTCGTCGGGCGCCGCAGTTCGGCAGACCTCCTCGGCCCCGGCGCGTAGGCAGACGCCGGATGGTCCATCCGTCGCCGCCCCCACGCAGCTCACCGGTGGTCCGTCCTACGGCATCGCCCTGCCCGGGCAGGGGGTTGCAGCGCCGGCCGGCCCCAGCTGGGGTGGTCGGAGCACCGAGCTCCCCACGGGAGAGATCGATCGACAACGAGCCGCGAAACGTCACCGGGCCGCGAGTTCCACCCGTCGACCGTGGCCATGGATCGTCGTGCTCGTCGCCCTGCTCGCCGCCCTGGCGGTGCTCGTCGTCATCCTCGTGAACCGGGGCTGA
- a CDS encoding DUF6199 family natural product biosynthesis protein: MNDVYARMVGALLVAPATGGDGDGPTWPFFVIGPIVFLVALTVAVNPRLPWKLNRRMYKNPDAMEPSRAGEWAIRIGAIIGMGIATTLFVVAIVKPS; this comes from the coding sequence ATGAACGACGTGTATGCACGCATGGTCGGGGCGCTGCTCGTCGCTCCGGCCACCGGGGGCGATGGCGACGGGCCCACCTGGCCGTTCTTCGTCATCGGACCCATCGTGTTCCTGGTGGCCCTCACGGTGGCCGTCAACCCGCGGTTGCCCTGGAAGCTGAACCGCAGGATGTACAAGAACCCGGACGCGATGGAGCCGAGCAGGGCCGGCGAGTGGGCGATTCGGATCGGCGCCATCATCGGCATGGGGATCGCGACGACCCTGTTCGTGGTCGCGATCGTGAAGCCCTCGTGA
- a CDS encoding DUF6199 family natural product biosynthesis protein, with amino-acid sequence MIEALARAADAASASGPNWGVAAFGLLFVAISGTNAINPKMQWQMSKWTRKNPAASEPSEYGLRMTRIVNSVLVVVGVGIIIFALTR; translated from the coding sequence GTGATCGAGGCACTGGCCCGCGCCGCAGACGCCGCTTCCGCGTCCGGTCCCAACTGGGGGGTAGCCGCCTTCGGCCTGCTCTTCGTGGCGATCTCGGGGACGAACGCGATCAACCCGAAGATGCAGTGGCAGATGTCGAAGTGGACGCGGAAGAATCCGGCGGCGTCGGAGCCGAGTGAGTACGGGCTCCGGATGACCCGCATCGTCAACAGCGTGTTGGTGGTCGTTGGCGTGGGCATCATCATCTTCGCGCTCACCCGCTGA
- a CDS encoding NlpC/P60 family protein — protein sequence MSHLLDRRTLLSHSAKLALALTAGVAALNIPAVVAATEAAASSLNGSIGRQKIIDRSWYRFNQRPRYNQGGSLDGFRSDCSGFVSYAWNTLPQGNNGWTTYSLPQITHRINHDDLRGGDILLYVGDPNVGSGHVQIFLGWTGAAKTQFQIMEHGGGNSGIEPPDLQTMSSIPGNYYPARYNNVNELDPYGTIRVKWLAGATRSWVGEPTVPELDCKRGGRFQDFQRGMIIWNRADNQAWAVYGTILTVYRNTGSEDVWGFPTQDEFDASASPTGTKGRFQTFDNALILWSQPTGAQIISGDIRKYFEANGYEGTFGYPTSGEIAESGGVRQNFELGALHWKSADRSVSWTSGS from the coding sequence ATGAGCCACCTCCTGGACCGCCGCACGCTCCTCTCGCACTCAGCGAAGCTCGCGCTCGCCCTCACTGCCGGCGTCGCCGCCCTCAACATCCCCGCCGTGGTGGCAGCGACCGAGGCCGCCGCCTCGTCTCTCAACGGATCGATCGGTCGGCAGAAGATCATCGACCGGTCCTGGTACCGGTTCAACCAGCGTCCTCGGTACAACCAGGGCGGGTCCCTCGACGGTTTCCGCTCCGACTGCTCCGGCTTCGTCTCCTACGCCTGGAACACCTTGCCGCAGGGCAACAACGGCTGGACGACCTACTCGCTGCCGCAGATCACCCATCGGATCAACCACGACGACCTGCGCGGTGGCGACATCCTGCTGTACGTCGGTGATCCGAACGTCGGCAGCGGGCACGTCCAGATCTTCCTCGGCTGGACCGGCGCGGCGAAGACCCAGTTCCAGATCATGGAACACGGCGGCGGGAACTCCGGCATCGAGCCGCCCGACCTCCAGACCATGTCGTCGATCCCGGGTAACTACTATCCGGCGCGCTACAACAACGTGAACGAGCTCGATCCGTACGGCACGATCCGGGTCAAGTGGCTGGCGGGCGCCACCCGCAGCTGGGTCGGTGAGCCCACTGTCCCCGAGCTCGACTGCAAGCGCGGCGGACGGTTCCAGGACTTCCAGCGCGGCATGATCATCTGGAACCGGGCCGACAACCAGGCCTGGGCCGTCTACGGCACGATCCTGACCGTCTACCGCAACACCGGTTCCGAGGACGTCTGGGGCTTCCCGACCCAGGACGAATTCGACGCGTCGGCATCGCCGACGGGCACCAAGGGCCGCTTCCAGACGTTCGACAACGCGCTGATCCTGTGGTCCCAGCCGACCGGCGCACAGATCATCAGCGGCGACATCCGGAAGTACTTCGAGGCGAACGGGTACGAGGGCACGTTCGGCTACCCGACCAGCGGAGAGATCGCCGAGTCGGGCGGAGTTCGTCAGAACTTCGAACTCGGTGCTCTGCACTGGAAGTCGGCCGATCGATCGGTCAGCTGGACGTCAGGGTCCTGA